Genomic segment of Acinetobacter larvae:
ATCGAGTGGTCAGAAAATAAAGCTATCGATTGCAATACAGGACGCACAAAGGTATAGGCCGTAAAATGACCGGTGACCAACAGTAAGGTCAGTGCTAGACCAAGGACAATTTTACTGCGCGCTAAGGTGTGCAGCGTAGACTTCAGACTAATATCACTATTGGCGGGCAAACTGGGCAAAGACCAAAATAACAATGCCAGAACCCCTGCGACTAACACAGCAACACAAACAAAGGCTTGTCGCCAGCCCCATAGATCGCCCAAATACACCCCGATGGGCACACCCAATACCGAGGCAGCGGCAACACCACTGAAAATAATAGAAGTTGCCAAAGCCACATGCTGATCGGCCACCAAACGTAGCGCCAAACCACCAGCTAGGCACCAAATGCCTCCCATCGAGATGCCAAAACATACCCGCGCCAACAATAACCAATGAAAATCACTGACCACCGCTGCCAAGAGATTGGAGCATAGCAATAGCAACATAAAAAACAGCAGCAGACTACGGCGATTCATCCCTTTAAAAAGCAAAACCACGCTCGGCGCTGTCACGGCGGCAACAAAGGACGGTACAGAAATAATCAGGCTACTGCGCCCGACCGATTGCGCCATACTCTGCGCAATGGGGGTTAATAAACCAATGGGTAACATTTCTGCACTGACCACAGCAAAAATCGCCAATGCCACTGCAATCACCGCCAACCAAGCTTTAGGGCTGGTGTTCTCAAGGGCTTTTACATCTGCTTCTAAACGCATTTTTCTCTTCAATCATCAAGACATTGTGCAATATACTGCAAAGCGGTTAGGGAATAAACTGAACTTTGCGAACAACATTGGGGAATAAAAGTGGTCAATCATGCAAACATCTCACTCAATAACATCAGCGATATTGTCATTTTTATTCGTGTTGCCGATGCAGGAAGTTTTAGCAAAGCGGCAGATCTACTCAACCTCTCACGCTCTGCTGTCGGTAAAAGTATTCAACGCTTAGAAAGTCGTTTAAGCAGTCGACTGATTCATCGAACGACACGTAAATTAAGTCTGACCGATGAAGGTTTATTATTTTATCAAGCGGCACAGCGTATCTTGCACGATGTAGAAGATGCCGAAAATATGATGCTAAAACGTCATCATAGTCCCAAAGGGCGTTTAAGAATCACCATGCCCGTTGCCTTTGGTCGCCTACACCTCATGCCGATTTTGCTAGATTTTCTGGATGTTTATCCAGATATTGCACTGGAAGTAATCTTCTCAGATGACTATCAAGACCTGATCGAAGATGGGATTGATCTCGCCATACGTTTTGGTCAACAAAAAGACAGTCGTCTGGTGCAACAGCGCTTGGCACAACATCAGTTGCTGGTCTGTGCATCGCCGCAGTACTTGGCGCAATTTGGGCAACCACATAGTCCTGAAGATTTACTCAAGCATCAACAATTGATCTATTTACATCAAGGTCGTCCGGTGGCATGGCGCTTTCAAGTCAATGCAGAAACCATACGCTATGCTGCGCAAGGTCGTATACGCCTCTATGATGTACAAGCACTCACCGATACTGCATTGGCCCATTTTGGGTTAATCCAAGTTGGTGAATTTTTGGTTGCCGATTCATTGGCACAAGGACAACTGGTCGAAGTACTCAGCGCGTTTCGACCTGCTCCGCAACCGATCTGTGCTGTTTATCCATCTAAACGACATCTTTCCCCTAAAGTCAGCTGTTTGATTGACTACATTCGACAACGTTGGCAACAACAACCGACGTGGCGCGAATCTCTAAAGTAAAGAATATGCCGAGTGAAAAGCGCCAGAAGTTTGCTATTTCCATCGTCATTGCCCATGATTCCAGCTACAATCCTGTGCTGGTCATCATTGAATAGCAAGTAGGCAAATCTATGTCAAATTCGAAACATTGGTCACAGGTTGAATATCTGCACCAAACCCATAGCAATCCCAATATTCATATCAAAGGCACCACCAGCTACTATAGCAATGCGTGGACAGGCAATTTTGAGGACAGCGTGGTACGTTACCTCTATGGTGATGCCTATAGTTTACAAGCTTGGCAACCACAGTGGCCAATCGACCAGTTGTATATTGGCAGCCATGTTTGTATTGGTGCAGAAGCTGTGATTTTGATGGGTGGCAATCATACCCATCGTATGGATTGGTTTAGCCTCTACCCTTTTCTGGAAAGCATAGTTGATGCCTATCAAATGAAAGGTGATACCCATATTGGTGATGGTGCCTGGATTGGTATGCGTGCCATGATCATGCCCGGTGTAACCATTGGCGAAGGTGCGGTCAT
This window contains:
- a CDS encoding MFS transporter codes for the protein MRLEADVKALENTSPKAWLAVIAVALAIFAVVSAEMLPIGLLTPIAQSMAQSVGRSSLIISVPSFVAAVTAPSVVLLFKGMNRRSLLLFFMLLLLCSNLLAAVVSDFHWLLLARVCFGISMGGIWCLAGGLALRLVADQHVALATSIIFSGVAAASVLGVPIGVYLGDLWGWRQAFVCVAVLVAGVLALLFWSLPSLPANSDISLKSTLHTLARSKIVLGLALTLLLVTGHFTAYTFVRPVLQSIALFSDHSIGALLLFYGVCGIVGNFIAGFNLQKRLHATIIAIALGMAVATILFVPWGDSQAISVALLLLWGLAYGGVSVSLMTWMIRAAPDRVEIASAANIAIFNLSIGSGAYIGGVLFDGFGVLSNLIFACVLSVAAAILVATTSKMQRMRT
- a CDS encoding LysR family transcriptional regulator, coding for MVNHANISLNNISDIVIFIRVADAGSFSKAADLLNLSRSAVGKSIQRLESRLSSRLIHRTTRKLSLTDEGLLFYQAAQRILHDVEDAENMMLKRHHSPKGRLRITMPVAFGRLHLMPILLDFLDVYPDIALEVIFSDDYQDLIEDGIDLAIRFGQQKDSRLVQQRLAQHQLLVCASPQYLAQFGQPHSPEDLLKHQQLIYLHQGRPVAWRFQVNAETIRYAAQGRIRLYDVQALTDTALAHFGLIQVGEFLVADSLAQGQLVEVLSAFRPAPQPICAVYPSKRHLSPKVSCLIDYIRQRWQQQPTWRESLK
- a CDS encoding CatB-related O-acetyltransferase, which codes for MSNSKHWSQVEYLHQTHSNPNIHIKGTTSYYSNAWTGNFEDSVVRYLYGDAYSLQAWQPQWPIDQLYIGSHVCIGAEAVILMGGNHTHRMDWFSLYPFLESIVDAYQMKGDTHIGDGAWIGMRAMIMPGVTIGEGAVIASGSIVSKDVAPYQVVAGNPAKVIKSRFDKDTIAQLLRLKLYDLSPAQFAQLQPLLTQNDLGALRQAYADISSSSKLQ